A region of Patescibacteria group bacterium DNA encodes the following proteins:
- a CDS encoding serine protease produces the protein MLGVSCAIFSGILLWRGEIDRQYTIDRQQAEQYLTDRQTLLEKRIRKVESRNADNIFSLEEQIKRLAEKQKTTAPVASVSDTAGLNFSMEDAIASIVELVCIDNVDREVYYTGSGTVVDRSGLIVTNEHILKSGDGSLIGFCGVGFTRDLHKPPQIEFVATTAAIHKSADLAIMRISERLDGQDLPARFQAVSLADSAATSLDLALGDAIFIGGYPGVGADTFTFTQGVVSGRVGEDLIKTSAFIDTGTSGGAAFDSKGLYVGMPMAAARGDIGGSLGYLIGADIIDDFMKDYYSGLNHLPETLPE, from the coding sequence ATGTTGGGCGTAAGTTGCGCCATCTTCAGTGGTATTTTGCTTTGGCGCGGGGAAATTGACCGGCAGTACACTATTGATCGCCAGCAAGCTGAACAATATCTCACTGACCGCCAGACCTTGTTGGAGAAGCGGATCCGGAAAGTCGAATCGCGGAATGCTGACAATATTTTTTCCCTGGAGGAACAGATCAAGCGTCTGGCTGAAAAGCAGAAAACCACAGCTCCCGTTGCCAGCGTTTCGGATACCGCGGGCCTTAATTTTTCCATGGAGGATGCCATAGCCTCGATCGTCGAACTGGTCTGCATCGACAATGTTGACCGAGAGGTCTACTACACCGGTTCTGGCACAGTAGTCGATCGCAGCGGACTAATTGTCACTAATGAACATATCCTCAAGAGCGGCGACGGATCGTTGATCGGTTTTTGCGGCGTCGGTTTTACGCGCGATTTGCATAAGCCTCCGCAGATTGAATTTGTGGCCACGACCGCAGCGATCCATAAATCGGCCGACCTCGCCATTATGCGCATCAGCGAACGTCTCGATGGTCAGGATTTGCCGGCTAGATTTCAGGCTGTTTCGTTGGCTGATTCCGCCGCCACCTCGCTTGATCTCGCTCTTGGCGACGCCATCTTCATCGGCGGTTATCCCGGGGTCGGCGCGGATACTTTTACTTTCACCCAAGGGGTCGTGAGCGGCCGGGTTGGAGAAGATCTCATCAAAACCTCGGCTTTCATCGATACGGGCACGTCGGGCGGCGCGGCTTTCGACTCGAAGGGTTTATATGTCGGCATGCCGATGGCTGCGGCCAGGGGCGATATCGGCGGCAGCTTGGGTTATCTCATCGGAGCTGACATCATCGATGATTTCATGAAAGATTATTATTCCGGTTTGAACCATCTGCCGGAAACGCTTCCAGAATGA
- the secD gene encoding protein translocase subunit SecD, giving the protein MAKISVKSFFSAILGGLASLVVPKTPRGRVRQAVVFVLLLMVVAGNLSHPKYWDDAADWVNGKTGMKIPHFWNVPYRLGLDLQGGAHLVYTADVRNIAESEKPDAMSGVRDVIERRVNAFGISEPVVQTNKSGSDWRVTVDLAGVKDISEAIKLIGETPILEFKEENTDPPRALTADEQKQLADFNAAVTLRSREVLAKAVKAGADFGALAAEYSDDAATKDKGGDLGFVSSQGEFAAAIDKIVAKRLKPGAVLAETVSDDAAIRIVKYVANQEAGKEVRAQHILISWQGAERSEQTRTKEQAQALIANLASRATAANFGSLAKSNSDDAGSAASNGDLGWFGAGAMVKPFEDAVFALEKGGISAVVESPFGFHLIRKTDERPLYEYQLAQILFTKKTSADILPPASPWKNTELSGKDLKSSSLQFSPQTGEPQVGLEFNDNGKKLFAEITQRNVGKPVAIFLDNQPLSVPTVNEPILDGSAVITGKFTIQEAKLLSRRLNAGALPVPITLESQSTVGASLGKDSLDKSLFAGIIGFLIIAAFMLLYYRLPGIVAIVALLLYTGINLALYKLIPVTLTLSGIAGFILSIGMAVDANVLIFERTKEELKRGRTLGSAIDEGFKRAWLSIRDSNFTTLISCTILFYTSSSLIKGFALTLGLGVVVSLFSAITVSRTLLRLVSGWRVFHNSWFYMPGLNRAPAVSKSDDEA; this is encoded by the coding sequence ATGGCTAAGATCTCCGTTAAGTCGTTTTTTTCCGCCATCCTGGGAGGACTGGCCTCTTTGGTCGTCCCGAAAACTCCGCGCGGCCGCGTCCGTCAGGCAGTTGTTTTCGTGTTACTGCTCATGGTCGTCGCCGGCAACCTCAGCCACCCCAAGTATTGGGATGACGCCGCTGATTGGGTGAACGGCAAGACGGGGATGAAGATCCCGCATTTCTGGAACGTGCCTTACCGCCTCGGACTTGATCTGCAGGGCGGCGCCCATCTCGTCTACACGGCCGATGTCCGCAATATCGCGGAATCTGAAAAGCCGGACGCGATGTCGGGCGTGCGCGACGTCATCGAGCGCCGCGTGAACGCTTTCGGCATCTCCGAACCGGTCGTCCAGACCAATAAGTCCGGCAGCGACTGGCGCGTGACCGTCGATCTGGCCGGCGTCAAGGATATCAGCGAGGCGATCAAACTCATCGGCGAGACGCCGATCCTGGAGTTCAAGGAAGAGAACACTGATCCGCCGCGGGCGCTGACCGCCGACGAACAGAAACAGCTCGCTGATTTCAACGCCGCCGTGACCCTGCGGTCCAGGGAGGTTTTGGCCAAGGCTGTGAAAGCGGGCGCTGACTTCGGCGCGCTCGCCGCTGAATATTCCGATGACGCCGCGACCAAGGACAAAGGCGGCGATCTCGGTTTCGTCAGCTCCCAGGGCGAGTTCGCCGCCGCGATCGACAAGATCGTGGCCAAGAGACTGAAGCCTGGAGCGGTGCTCGCCGAGACCGTTAGCGATGACGCCGCCATCCGCATCGTCAAGTACGTCGCCAATCAGGAGGCTGGCAAAGAAGTCCGGGCCCAGCACATCCTGATCAGCTGGCAGGGAGCCGAGCGCAGCGAACAGACGCGCACCAAAGAGCAGGCTCAGGCGCTCATCGCCAACCTGGCTTCGCGCGCCACGGCCGCCAATTTCGGCAGCCTGGCCAAGAGCAATTCCGATGACGCCGGCAGCGCCGCTTCGAACGGCGACCTCGGCTGGTTCGGCGCCGGCGCCATGGTCAAGCCTTTCGAGGACGCCGTTTTCGCCCTGGAAAAGGGCGGTATCTCGGCCGTCGTCGAGAGCCCCTTCGGTTTCCATCTCATCCGCAAGACCGACGAGCGGCCGCTCTACGAGTATCAGCTCGCCCAGATCCTGTTCACGAAGAAGACCTCGGCCGACATCCTGCCGCCGGCTTCGCCTTGGAAGAACACCGAGCTTTCCGGCAAGGACCTGAAGTCCTCCTCGCTGCAGTTCAGCCCGCAGACCGGCGAGCCGCAGGTCGGTTTGGAGTTCAATGATAACGGCAAGAAATTGTTCGCGGAGATCACCCAGCGCAACGTCGGCAAGCCCGTGGCGATCTTCCTCGATAACCAGCCGCTCTCGGTGCCGACGGTCAACGAGCCGATCCTCGATGGCAGCGCGGTCATCACCGGCAAGTTCACGATCCAGGAGGCTAAGCTGTTGTCCCGCCGCCTGAACGCCGGCGCCCTGCCAGTCCCGATCACTCTCGAAAGCCAGTCCACGGTCGGCGCCTCGCTCGGCAAGGATTCGCTCGACAAGAGCCTGTTCGCCGGGATCATCGGCTTCCTGATCATCGCGGCTTTCATGCTGCTGTATTACCGGCTGCCGGGCATCGTCGCCATCGTGGCGCTGCTGCTCTACACCGGCATCAACCTGGCGCTTTACAAACTCATCCCGGTCACGCTGACGCTCTCGGGCATCGCCGGTTTCATCCTGTCCATCGGCATGGCTGTCGACGCCAACGTCCTGATCTTCGAGCGCACGAAAGAAGAGCTGAAACGCGGCCGCACTCTCGGCTCGGCCATCGACGAGGGCTTCAAGCGCGCCTGGCTGTCCATCCGCGACTCGAACTTCACCACGCTCATCTCCTGCACCATCCTGTTCTACACGAGCTCCAGCCTGATCAAGGGTTTCGCCCTGACGCTCGGACTCGGCGTCGTCGTGTCCTTGTTCTCCGCCATCACCGTGAGCCGCACCTTGCTGCGCCTGGTCTCCGGTTGGCGCGTATTCCACAATTCCTGGTTCTACATGCCGGGCCTCAACCGCGCGCCGGCCGTGTCTAAATCGGACGACGAAGCCTAA
- a CDS encoding Maf family protein, with protein sequence MKIILGSGSKWRAKIFAQLGLEFETMAPEIDEKAIRRDDPQELVLAIAEAKSRALRDRIQGPALLITSDQVVAVGGRVLEKPRDEAEAREFMRRAGDHPAETITSINIFNTETGRSVQGVDAVRIFMTGLPDAVIDALIAKGDVFTCAGGIDIEDPLVQPYIKKIEGDLDSVIGLPLKLTRQLLEEAKSGV encoded by the coding sequence ATGAAGATCATCCTTGGTTCCGGTTCGAAGTGGCGGGCGAAGATCTTTGCTCAATTAGGGCTAGAATTCGAGACCATGGCCCCGGAGATCGACGAAAAAGCCATCCGCCGGGACGATCCCCAGGAGCTGGTGCTGGCCATCGCCGAGGCCAAAAGCCGGGCGCTTCGGGACCGGATCCAAGGACCGGCGCTCCTCATCACTTCGGACCAGGTCGTCGCGGTCGGCGGCCGCGTCCTCGAAAAACCGCGCGACGAGGCCGAGGCGCGCGAGTTCATGCGCCGCGCCGGCGACCATCCGGCGGAGACGATCACCTCGATCAACATCTTCAATACGGAGACCGGCCGGTCGGTCCAGGGCGTCGACGCGGTCCGGATCTTCATGACCGGTCTTCCAGACGCCGTGATTGACGCGCTCATCGCCAAGGGCGACGTTTTCACCTGCGCCGGCGGCATCGACATCGAGGATCCGCTCGTCCAGCCGTACATCAAAAAGATCGAAGGCGATCTCGATTCCGTGATCGGTCTGCCGCTCAAATTGACCCGGCAGTTGCTAGAAGAGGCGAAGTCTGGTGTATAA
- a CDS encoding ABC transporter ATP-binding protein: MDINDKRKIAKNWREYLAETGESLKVFRWVWRDLIDPASRRLARLMLALSVASSVFAMAQPWLVKWIFDGVIARDQRLIVLGLAGFLACLLMRQLFHFLTQYCREYMFGANHVRIDERLSELFFAKSLGQHLRDNSTLSVGNMEKGRGRVMHIQEMVIFNWLSVLLNLALAFVFLWYLSLLVGFAATLLTVNYFVWTVFLNRRCLELCVPVDAEFRKHNRYRVERWDKIERVKTCGKEREETERIAGWLREIFVRDRGFWLWFIRMINLRSLIDVAVLALIMVYGVWRAWEGVWTVGLLYPLFSWSRAFTDNLGVVSQMEHQLNAAMPSIKSMMEALTAPSDIVDRPDAIDLPASGFSVEFRGVDHTYVATGLDEDAASSAAAVASGRIKKAVLNDVSFAVGPGEKVALIGSSGAGKTTIMRLLQRYMDPEQGSILVGGRDLRDYRLGSWTAALGYIAQQPQVLDGTIRSNLLYGLDPGEREKATDADLWNLIRRLKIDFGDRLTEGLETRVGRNGLKLSGGEAQRLMIGAAAMRRPRFMIIDEATSSLDSSTEKEVQRGLAEVLAGDMSALVIAHRLSTVRNLCTKFLVLRSSGETAESGPQIEASAGSFEELYRLSPTFRRLADDQGLKL; this comes from the coding sequence ATGGATATCAACGACAAGCGCAAGATCGCCAAGAATTGGCGCGAGTACCTGGCTGAGACCGGGGAAAGTCTGAAGGTCTTCCGTTGGGTCTGGCGGGATCTGATCGATCCCGCAAGCAGGCGCCTGGCGCGGCTGATGCTGGCGCTCTCCGTGGCGAGTTCCGTTTTCGCCATGGCCCAGCCCTGGCTCGTCAAGTGGATCTTCGACGGCGTCATCGCCAGGGACCAGCGCCTGATCGTCCTGGGGCTGGCTGGTTTCCTGGCCTGCCTGCTCATGCGCCAGCTGTTCCATTTCCTGACGCAGTACTGCCGGGAATACATGTTCGGCGCGAACCACGTCCGCATTGACGAACGCCTCAGTGAACTCTTCTTCGCCAAGTCGCTCGGCCAGCACCTGCGCGACAACAGCACGCTGTCGGTCGGCAACATGGAGAAGGGGCGCGGCCGGGTCATGCATATCCAGGAGATGGTCATCTTCAATTGGCTGTCCGTCCTGCTCAACCTGGCGCTCGCCTTCGTCTTCCTCTGGTATCTGTCGCTCCTGGTCGGCTTCGCGGCCACGTTGCTCACGGTCAATTATTTCGTCTGGACGGTCTTCCTCAATCGCCGCTGCCTGGAGCTTTGCGTGCCCGTTGACGCCGAATTCCGGAAGCACAACCGCTACCGGGTCGAACGCTGGGACAAGATCGAACGGGTCAAGACCTGCGGTAAGGAGCGCGAGGAGACCGAACGCATCGCCGGTTGGCTGCGGGAGATCTTCGTCCGCGACCGGGGCTTCTGGCTCTGGTTCATCCGGATGATCAATCTCCGCTCGCTCATCGACGTCGCCGTTCTGGCGCTGATCATGGTCTACGGCGTCTGGCGCGCCTGGGAAGGCGTCTGGACGGTCGGACTGCTGTATCCGCTGTTCAGCTGGAGCCGCGCTTTCACCGACAATCTCGGGGTGGTCTCGCAGATGGAGCACCAGCTGAACGCGGCGATGCCTTCGATCAAGTCGATGATGGAAGCGCTGACCGCGCCGTCCGATATCGTCGATCGTCCGGATGCGATCGATCTGCCGGCGTCCGGGTTCAGCGTCGAGTTCCGTGGCGTTGATCATACTTACGTCGCGACCGGACTCGACGAGGATGCCGCGTCCTCGGCAGCCGCCGTCGCTTCCGGCCGGATCAAGAAGGCGGTGTTGAACGACGTCAGCTTCGCGGTCGGTCCCGGCGAGAAAGTGGCGCTCATCGGTTCGAGCGGCGCCGGCAAGACGACGATCATGCGGCTCCTGCAGCGTTACATGGACCCGGAGCAGGGGAGTATCCTCGTTGGCGGCCGCGATCTGCGCGACTATCGCCTGGGTTCCTGGACCGCGGCGCTGGGTTACATCGCCCAGCAGCCTCAGGTGCTCGACGGCACCATCCGTTCCAACCTGCTTTACGGTCTGGATCCAGGGGAGCGGGAGAAAGCGACGGATGCCGATCTTTGGAATCTGATCCGCCGGCTGAAGATCGACTTCGGCGATCGTCTGACCGAAGGCTTGGAAACCCGGGTCGGACGGAACGGACTCAAACTCTCGGGCGGCGAAGCCCAGCGTCTGATGATCGGCGCAGCGGCCATGCGTCGGCCGAGATTCATGATCATCGACGAGGCCACGAGCAGCCTGGATTCTTCGACCGAAAAAGAGGTCCAGCGCGGCTTGGCCGAGGTCCTCGCCGGCGACATGAGCGCTCTGGTCATCGCTCATCGCCTGAGCACCGTCCGCAACCTGTGCACCAAATTCCTGGTGCTCCGGAGCAGCGGTGAAACGGCGGAGAGCGGACCGCAGATCGAAGCGTCAGCCGGTTCGTTCGAGGAACTCTACCGGCTGTCGCCGACCTTCCGCCGTCTGGCCGACGACCAGGGCCTGAAGCTCTGA
- a CDS encoding type IV secretion system DNA-binding domain-containing protein: MPELTPYDHDHENEVSLFAETNYRNNRTKFGIKTDDRRRHVYVIGKTGMGKTTLLENFVLNDIYAGHGLAYVDPHGDTAQKLLDYIPSNRINDVVYFNPGDMDFPIGFNILETVDPSKKHLVAAGLMGVFKKIWPDVWSARMEYILLNTILALLDAPGSTLLGINRLLVDEDYRKRVVSLCQDPVVKTFWVKEFAAFSEKYRTEAIAPVQNKVGQFLSASIIRNIVAQVKSTIDVREIMDKRKIFILNLAKGLIGEENSRLLGGMIVTRLQLAAMERVDMPEKERQDFYLYVDEFQNFATTSFANILSEARKYRLNLIVAHQYIEQLEEEVRDAIFGNVGTIISFRVGAADAQFMETEFTPRFTPEDLVNLGKYDTYLKLMIDGASSEPFSATTLPPIAQRTGSAEKVIKVSRERNARPRADIESKVLRWSGMGTSDEGAVIDVEDDDEALASEEKLKELQATSPKIAGLVVPDKKPKKMFEIACSVCGKIQQLSFEPDWSRPWFCKEDLEKRKLSGEGDRPAASATPVAVAAPRPPAVQPPKIIVVPPRPPVAAKPLQAAPPPKKIEPQAAAPAAPSVSLAALLGKDLTAKEEMEVIEEVDDEDAGDGTGSPKIVEKIVETPLASATPGGVGLVSVSAKSVDRPKPRAVATPVAPRPAAKPAPIAPNSTRSAAPRPAAPNREKNKPNRPRIVMSDPKRQFAAPKANIQVNPREPERHSDKSAADVVKPSVSVQPVVEQKKPQSIIRPPAAASSESKIGAAPQAPAPIQPAAPTTPKPAVPPPAVKSDSDGQPMRPGEVIKFS, encoded by the coding sequence ATGCCGGAACTCACGCCCTACGATCACGATCATGAGAACGAAGTCTCGCTTTTCGCGGAGACCAACTATCGGAATAACCGGACCAAGTTCGGCATCAAGACCGATGACCGCCGCCGGCATGTTTACGTCATCGGTAAGACCGGCATGGGCAAGACCACGCTGCTCGAGAATTTCGTCCTGAACGACATCTACGCCGGGCATGGTCTCGCTTACGTCGATCCGCACGGCGACACCGCCCAGAAACTGCTGGACTACATTCCCTCGAACCGCATCAACGACGTGGTGTATTTCAATCCGGGGGATATGGATTTTCCCATCGGGTTCAACATTCTCGAGACCGTCGACCCGAGCAAGAAACACCTGGTCGCCGCCGGGCTCATGGGTGTCTTCAAGAAGATCTGGCCCGACGTCTGGTCGGCCCGTATGGAGTACATCCTGCTCAACACCATCCTCGCGCTTCTCGACGCGCCGGGTTCGACATTGCTCGGCATCAACCGCCTGCTCGTGGACGAGGATTATCGCAAGCGCGTCGTCTCGCTCTGTCAGGACCCGGTCGTGAAGACTTTCTGGGTCAAGGAGTTCGCCGCTTTTTCGGAGAAGTACCGCACCGAGGCTATCGCGCCGGTCCAGAACAAGGTCGGCCAGTTCCTGTCCGCGTCCATCATCCGCAATATCGTCGCTCAGGTGAAATCGACCATCGATGTCCGCGAGATCATGGACAAGCGTAAGATCTTCATCCTGAATCTGGCCAAGGGCCTCATCGGCGAGGAAAACTCGCGGCTCTTGGGCGGTATGATCGTGACGCGGTTGCAGCTCGCGGCCATGGAGCGCGTGGATATGCCGGAGAAAGAGCGGCAGGATTTCTACCTCTACGTCGACGAGTTCCAGAATTTCGCCACGACTTCGTTCGCGAACATTTTGTCCGAGGCGCGCAAGTACCGCCTGAACCTGATCGTCGCCCACCAGTACATCGAACAGCTCGAGGAGGAGGTCCGTGACGCCATCTTCGGCAACGTCGGCACCATCATCAGTTTCCGGGTCGGCGCCGCCGACGCCCAGTTCATGGAGACCGAGTTCACGCCGCGATTCACACCGGAGGACCTGGTCAATCTCGGCAAGTACGATACGTATCTGAAGCTCATGATCGACGGCGCATCCTCCGAGCCTTTCTCGGCGACGACCTTGCCGCCGATCGCTCAACGGACTGGTTCGGCGGAAAAAGTGATCAAGGTCTCGCGTGAACGGAACGCGCGTCCGCGAGCCGATATCGAGAGCAAGGTTTTGCGCTGGAGCGGTATGGGGACGTCCGACGAGGGTGCCGTGATCGATGTTGAGGATGATGATGAGGCTTTGGCTTCCGAAGAAAAGCTCAAGGAATTACAGGCCACGTCGCCCAAGATCGCGGGATTGGTCGTGCCGGACAAGAAACCGAAGAAGATGTTCGAGATCGCGTGCTCAGTCTGCGGCAAGATCCAGCAATTATCGTTCGAACCCGACTGGTCGCGGCCGTGGTTTTGCAAGGAAGATCTGGAGAAGCGGAAATTGTCCGGTGAAGGCGATCGTCCAGCCGCATCCGCAACTCCCGTTGCTGTTGCAGCTCCACGACCGCCAGCCGTCCAACCGCCGAAGATAATCGTGGTTCCGCCGCGCCCGCCGGTTGCCGCCAAACCATTGCAAGCGGCTCCACCGCCCAAGAAGATCGAGCCGCAGGCTGCCGCCCCAGCCGCTCCGAGCGTTTCGTTAGCGGCATTGCTGGGCAAAGATTTGACGGCTAAAGAAGAAATGGAGGTCATTGAAGAAGTTGATGATGAGGACGCCGGCGACGGAACCGGATCGCCGAAGATCGTCGAAAAGATCGTCGAGACGCCGCTCGCCTCCGCGACTCCGGGAGGCGTCGGTCTGGTGAGCGTCAGCGCCAAATCGGTCGATCGTCCGAAACCGCGCGCCGTCGCCACGCCAGTTGCGCCCAGACCGGCAGCGAAGCCGGCTCCGATCGCCCCCAATTCTACCCGCTCGGCTGCGCCCAGACCGGCCGCTCCGAATCGCGAGAAGAATAAACCGAATCGTCCGCGCATCGTCATGTCTGATCCGAAGCGCCAGTTCGCGGCTCCGAAAGCGAATATTCAGGTCAATCCGCGCGAGCCTGAACGCCATTCGGATAAGTCGGCGGCTGATGTCGTCAAGCCATCTGTTTCGGTTCAGCCAGTCGTCGAACAGAAGAAACCCCAATCGATTATCCGACCGCCGGCCGCGGCGAGCAGCGAATCGAAGATCGGTGCCGCGCCGCAAGCACCGGCTCCGATCCAGCCAGCCGCGCCGACAACTCCTAAACCGGCTGTGCCGCCGCCGGCCGTGAAATCCGATTCCGACGGCCAGCCGATGCGTCCTGGGGAAGTAATTAAATTTTCATGA
- a CDS encoding C45 family peptidase, which produces MEGFLRVQTGGSPRDMGHDIGAASRDIIRELVATDRAFYRRLTGRSLEALRRIFFRDQLPLIARRYPDYAAELAGIAEGARLPFEKIALFSAEEDLIDACGGWEKCTSAAVRTPTGVYLLHNEDYIGRYHGRLIVIEAEPERQPAFVSLAYPGTLAGSACGLNSRQIAFEGNSLRFPVRRCGLPKNFLLRDLLAARSLADAVAKFSVGPRILASSATLVAGRSRRIVCVEAVPDRVAVIRPDRRDVWAHTNHVRSLEIDTRDERATLSSRLRLAEIEAALSDRASRGLSGFREVLSAPDRRYLYFGRSAAEPTTLASVIMDPARLEMQIAKRDGKRRKFISYSVPRAHS; this is translated from the coding sequence ATGGAAGGTTTTTTGAGGGTGCAGACGGGCGGGTCACCGCGGGATATGGGTCATGACATCGGCGCCGCCTCGCGCGACATCATCCGCGAATTGGTCGCCACGGACCGCGCTTTTTATCGCCGCCTGACCGGCCGTTCTCTTGAGGCCCTGCGGCGCATTTTTTTCCGGGACCAGCTGCCGCTCATCGCGCGTCGCTATCCGGACTACGCGGCTGAACTCGCGGGGATCGCCGAGGGCGCGCGTCTGCCTTTCGAGAAGATCGCGCTTTTTTCCGCCGAGGAAGACCTGATTGACGCGTGCGGCGGCTGGGAAAAATGCACCAGCGCCGCCGTGCGGACTCCGACCGGCGTCTATCTTTTGCATAACGAAGATTACATCGGCCGCTATCACGGTCGGTTGATCGTGATCGAGGCCGAACCCGAACGTCAGCCGGCTTTCGTCAGTTTGGCCTATCCGGGAACGCTGGCCGGCTCAGCCTGCGGACTCAACTCCCGGCAGATCGCTTTCGAGGGCAATTCTTTGCGTTTTCCGGTGCGCCGTTGCGGCTTGCCGAAGAATTTTCTCCTGCGCGATCTGCTGGCGGCCCGCAGCCTCGCGGATGCCGTCGCGAAGTTCTCGGTTGGCCCGCGCATCCTCGCGAGCAGCGCGACGCTGGTCGCCGGGCGCAGCCGGCGGATCGTCTGCGTGGAAGCGGTGCCAGACCGCGTGGCCGTCATCCGGCCGGACCGCCGTGACGTCTGGGCGCACACCAATCACGTGCGTTCCCTGGAGATCGATACCCGCGACGAACGAGCGACCCTGAGTTCGCGATTGCGCCTGGCGGAGATCGAAGCCGCTCTGTCCGACCGGGCCAGCCGTGGTCTCAGCGGTTTCCGCGAAGTGCTGTCGGCTCCGGACCGGCGCTACCTTTATTTCGGCCGATCCGCGGCTGAACCGACGACTCTGGCTTCGGTAATCATGGATCCGGCGCGGCTGGAAATGCAGATCGCTAAACGCGACGGGAAAAGGCGGAAATTCATCAGCTATTCAGTCCCGCGGGCGCATTCCTAG
- the secF gene encoding protein translocase subunit SecF — protein sequence MRLPIIKYRNVWFTISVLLVIGSIAALLLFPLRYGIDFTGGSMMEVEFTAQIPQVSAISGLLNEAGYKDIVIQPLGEKGMIIRLPGVDEPTHQQILVAMKEKLGGLVEHRFESVGPTVGNELRKNAVWSLTLVLLGICSYIAFAFRKVSKPVASWKYGIITLIPAIFHDVLLPIGVFAVVGHYFMAEINSAFIAALLTILGFSVHDTIVVFDRIRENLLKTNGTFEEIVERSVNETLARSINTSLTIFFPLLSIFLFGGETLKWFSMVLIIGLIAGTYSSVFLCAPLLVVMQKKSSR from the coding sequence ATGAGATTGCCCATCATCAAATACCGGAACGTTTGGTTCACCATTTCCGTCCTGCTCGTCATCGGCAGCATCGCGGCGCTCCTCCTGTTTCCGCTGCGCTACGGCATCGATTTCACCGGTGGTTCCATGATGGAAGTGGAGTTCACCGCCCAGATCCCGCAGGTTTCTGCTATCAGCGGCCTGCTGAACGAGGCTGGCTACAAGGATATCGTCATCCAGCCGCTCGGCGAGAAGGGGATGATCATCCGCCTGCCCGGCGTCGACGAGCCGACTCATCAGCAGATCCTCGTCGCGATGAAAGAGAAGCTGGGAGGCCTCGTGGAGCACCGGTTCGAGTCGGTCGGTCCGACCGTCGGCAACGAGCTCCGCAAGAACGCCGTCTGGTCGCTCACTCTCGTCCTCCTCGGCATCTGTTCGTACATCGCGTTCGCTTTCCGCAAGGTCTCGAAGCCGGTGGCTTCCTGGAAATACGGCATCATCACCCTGATTCCGGCCATCTTCCATGATGTGCTCCTGCCGATCGGCGTCTTCGCCGTCGTCGGCCACTACTTCATGGCCGAGATCAACTCGGCTTTCATCGCCGCCTTGCTGACCATTCTCGGTTTCTCGGTCCATGACACCATCGTCGTCTTCGACCGGATCCGCGAGAACTTGCTCAAGACGAACGGCACGTTCGAGGAGATCGTCGAGCGTAGCGTCAACGAGACTCTGGCCCGCTCGATCAACACTTCGCTGACCATTTTCTTCCCGCTCCTGTCCATCTTCCTCTTCGGCGGCGAGACGCTGAAATGGTTCTCGATGGTGCTCATCATCGGCCTCATCGCCGGCACCTATTCCTCAGTCTTTCTGTGTGCGCCGCTTCTGGTCGTCATGCAGAAGAAATCGAGCCGCTAG
- a CDS encoding alpha/beta fold hydrolase: protein MRSVSQEIVIETSDGILLSGSYSAGPLGGPAALLLHMMPATKESWAEFAAVLAARGFSTLAIDLRGHGRSTRGADGRKLDYKLFEDTDHQAKIIDVEAAAAWLERERGIGKSRLVVVGASIGANLAIAFAAAHPEIPAAAALSPGLDYRGVTTPDQVRRFGLAQGLFLAASVEDELSFKTDCELARLKPDAVIREYQGAGHGTAMFSSRPELAGELAAWLANRAAPKP, encoded by the coding sequence ATGAGGTCTGTCAGCCAAGAGATCGTGATCGAGACATCCGACGGTATCTTGCTTTCGGGTTCATATTCAGCCGGTCCGCTCGGAGGTCCGGCGGCGCTTTTGCTGCATATGATGCCGGCGACCAAGGAAAGCTGGGCGGAGTTCGCCGCTGTCCTGGCGGCGCGCGGATTTTCGACGCTCGCGATCGATCTGCGCGGCCATGGCCGCAGCACGCGCGGCGCGGACGGACGAAAGCTAGATTATAAATTATTCGAGGATACCGATCACCAGGCCAAGATCATCGACGTCGAAGCTGCGGCGGCCTGGCTCGAGCGCGAGCGGGGGATCGGGAAAAGCCGGCTTGTGGTTGTCGGCGCTTCGATCGGGGCGAACCTGGCCATCGCTTTCGCTGCCGCTCATCCGGAGATCCCGGCCGCAGCGGCGTTGTCGCCCGGACTTGATTACCGCGGTGTCACGACCCCGGACCAGGTCCGCAGATTCGGCCTGGCGCAGGGCTTGTTCCTGGCGGCGAGCGTGGAGGATGAACTGTCTTTCAAGACCGACTGCGAACTCGCGCGGCTCAAACCCGACGCGGTCATCAGGGAATATCAGGGAGCCGGCCACGGTACGGCGATGTTCTCGTCCCGGCCGGAGCTGGCCGGCGAACTCGCGGCTTGGCTGGCAAACCGCGCCGCTCCGAAGCCGTGA